The proteins below are encoded in one region of Lactuca sativa cultivar Salinas chromosome 3, Lsat_Salinas_v11, whole genome shotgun sequence:
- the LOC111887255 gene encoding mediator of RNA polymerase II transcription subunit 25 codes for MQLQFLLFQPPSIFNSTRQPVPVGNIPPATVKVELTMVTSMPPVPVPILAPSFQHVPPVPRPTPPMQISSPLSVSQEMLSSNDGIQDMKPIVSNIQPPMRPAVTVNHNILNNLSQARIINQATIAGGTSMGIPNPMAVYMSNMISSGMASTIPVAQIVISSGQSVIPSIAMSTTSTVPGSFASAANVGLTQQSTGALQSAQSKYVKVWEACSKLATNNANSATYMSRSHEQKRILKSKVIVMPLR; via the exons ATGCAACTTCAATTCCTCCTGTTTCAGCCTCCCTCCATCTTCAATTCCACTAG ACAACCAGTTCCTGTGGGAAACATTCCTCCTGCAACCGTGAAAGTT gAGCTAACAATGGTTACTTCAATGCCACCTGTACCGGTGCCTATACTTGCACCATCATTCCAACATGTGCCACCTGTCCCACGTCCTACACCACCCATGCAAATTTCATCACCATTATCAGTTTCACAAGAAATGTTATCAAGTAATGATGGAATCCAAGATATGAAGCCAATTGTGAGTAATATACAACCACCTATGCGTCCAGCTGTCACTGTAAATCACAACATTCTCAACAACCTATCACAAGCAAGGATCATCAACCAAGCAACAATTGCTGGAGGAACATCCATGGGAATACCAAATCCCATGGCTGTGTATATGTCCAACATGATATCAAGCGGAATGGCATCCACAATTCCGGTTGCCCAAATCGTAATCTCATCTGGGCAATCAGTGATTCCATCAATAGCAATGTCAACTACATCAACTGTACCTGGTTCTTTTGCTTCGGCAGCTAATGTTGGTCTCACCCAACAATCAACTGGTGCTTTACAATCAGCACAATCAAAATATGTCAAAGTCTGGGag GCTTGCAGCAAATTGGCCACCAACAATGCAAATAGTGCGACTTACATGTCAAGATCACATGAACAAAAA aGGATACTAAAGAGCAAAGTGATAGTGATGCCCTTGAGATAA